From a region of the Syngnathoides biaculeatus isolate LvHL_M chromosome 2, ASM1980259v1, whole genome shotgun sequence genome:
- the lmod3 gene encoding leiomodin-3 isoform X2 has protein sequence MSSRENEDLNEEDIDEDELLAMLSPEELKELQSEMDIMIAPDDSVPVGQRQKDQTEKPPTGTFDHRSLVGYLYWEKESKRMLEEERVPATLLPSERTLREETEENAKVHTVEDGHDDEAQEVIEQILENKHKHGTREGEIIEEVTEAIVDEVKESKKTDEEIREKDKDLNPNTETASDTTEMENAERQDRTPGVKEESKIIDTFPPSDLPDDRKKSEPDDKLQQKEEKKINKLKIPKLALNNIKMTSRPSGNETNLESTLDKIRNNNSSVTEVNLNNIENIPKEMLLDYVNALKKNKHVKTFSIANTGVDENIAFNLANMLRENRSITTLNIESNFITGKGIVAIIRCLQFNETLTELRFHNQRHMLGHHAEMEISRLLKANNTLLKMGYHFEQPGPRMVVTNLLTRNLDRQRQLRKEEQKQQQLKEQREVMQMYESSLNLPPGLLEMLGYIPPLELLQKHGLVTPPKELNKKPPKEEQVETEEPAEAPRQVKHNKIPRQPGAEPQNPLKDVRLKKTPKKRDPFLELDRRDASRKERAGFQLRKTPKVKESVTQGTADERPNLKDVIKTLKPVPRRRVPPKVDPTPRDELLNEIKKSNVAYLKSVPLPKALESSETSLI, from the exons ATGTCCAGCCGAGAAAATGAGGACCTCAATGAAGAGGACATTGATGAGGATGAACTCCTTGCTATGCTTTCGCCCGAGGAGCTTAAGGAGCTCCAGAGTGAAATGGATATCATGATTGCTCCAGATGATAGTGTTCCAGTTGGGCAAAGGCAGAAGGACCAGACAGAAAAGCCTCCGACTGGAACCTTTGACCACAGATCCTTGGTGGGATACCTCTACTGGGAGAAAGAATCCAAGCGCATGCTTGAGGAAGAAAGAGTGCCCGCTACTCTGCTACCCAGTGAG AGAACATTAAGGGAAGAGactgaagaaaatgcaaaagtcCACACTGTGGAAGATGGGCATGATGATGAAGCACAGGAAGTGATTGAGCAAATACTTGAGAACAAGCACAAACATGGCACCAGAGAAGGGGAAATAATTGAAGAAGTGACTGAAGCGATTGTTGACGAGGTAAAAGAGAGCAAAAAAACAGACGAGGAGATCCGTGAGAAAGATAAAGATCTTAATCCAAATACTGAAACAGCATCTGATACCACAGAAATGGAAAATGCAGAGCGCCAAGACAGAACTCCAGGAGTAAAAGAAGAAAGTAAAATTATAGACACATTTCCTCCTTCAGACTTACCTGATGATAGGAAGAAAAGTGAGCCCGATGACAAGCTCCAGcagaaagaggagaaaaaaattaataaattaaaaatcccTAAATTGGCACTCAATAACATCAAAATGACATCACGACCTTCAGGAAATGAGACAAACTTGGAATCGACACTTGACAAGATCCGCAACAACAACTCTTCTGTCACCGAGGTAAACCTCAACAACATAGAGAACATTCCCAAAGAGATGCTCCTGGACTACGTCAATGCCTTGAAGAAGAACAAGCACGTGAAAACATTTAGCATCGCTAACACGGGTGTGGATGAAAACATCGCCTTCAACCTGGCCAACATGTTGCGCGAGAATCGCAGCATCACAACGCTGAACATCGAGTCCAACTTCATTACGGGAAAAGGAATTGTCGCCATCATTCGTTGCCTACAATTCAATGAGACCCTCACTGAACTGCGATTTCACAACCAAAGACACATGCTGGGTCACCACGCCGAGATGGAGATCTCGCGCCTGCTCAAGGCCAACAACACCCTCCTGAAGATGGGATACCATTTTGAACAGCCCGGGCCAAGGATGGTGGTGACCAATCTGTTAACCAGGAATCTGGACCGCCAGAGGcaactgagaaaggaagagcaaaagcagcagcagctgaaGGAGCAGAGGGAGGTGATGCAGATGTACGAAAGCAGTCTCAACCTGCCTCCGGGTTTACTTGAAATGCTGGGGTACATACCGCCCCTGGAACTCCTGCAGAAACATGGGCTTGTCACACCCCCAAAAGAACTGAACAAGAAACCCCCAAAAGAAGAACAAGTAGAAACTGAAGAACCAGCAGAGGCCCCGAGGCAggtcaaacacaacaaaattccCAGACAACCCGGTGCTGAGCCTCAAAACCCGTTGAAGGACGTTCGGCTGAAGAAAACGCCGAAGAAACGTGACCCGTTTTTGGAGTTGGACCGAAGGGATGCCAGTCGAAAAGAGAGAGCAGGTTTCCAACTGAGGAAGACTCCCAAAGTCAAGGAGTCCGTCACCCAGGGCACAGCGGACGAAAGACCAAACCTGAAGGATGTGATAAAGACTTTGAAGCCGGTCCCTCGCAGGCGAGTGCCACCCAAGGTTGATCCCACACCTCGAGATGAGCTCCTAAATGAGATCAAGAAGAGTAACGTGGCCTATCTTAAATCT GTGCCGCTCCCCAAAGCCCTGGAATCAAGTGAAACGAGTCTCATCTGA
- the lmod3 gene encoding leiomodin-3 isoform X1 — translation MSSRENEDLNEEDIDEDELLAMLSPEELKELQSEMDIMIAPDDSVPVGQRQKDQTEKPPTGTFDHRSLVGYLYWEKESKRMLEEERVPATLLPSERTLREETEENAKVHTVEDGHDDEAQEVIEQILENKHKHGTREGEIIEEVTEAIVDEVKESKKTDEEIREKDKDLNPNTETASDTTEMENAERQDRTPGVKEESKIIDTFPPSDLPDDRKKSEPDDKLQQKEEKKINKLKIPKLALNNIKMTSRPSGNETNLESTLDKIRNNNSSVTEVNLNNIENIPKEMLLDYVNALKKNKHVKTFSIANTGVDENIAFNLANMLRENRSITTLNIESNFITGKGIVAIIRCLQFNETLTELRFHNQRHMLGHHAEMEISRLLKANNTLLKMGYHFEQPGPRMVVTNLLTRNLDRQRQLRKEEQKQQQLKEQREVMQMYESSLNLPPGLLEMLGYIPPLELLQKHGLVTPPKELNKKPPKEEQVETEEPAEAPRQVKHNKIPRQPGAEPQNPLKDVRLKKTPKKRDPFLELDRRDASRKERAGFQLRKTPKVKESVTQGTADERPNLKDVIKTLKPVPRRRVPPKVDPTPRDELLNEIKKSNVAYLKSVSITAVIKIHQTFHKG, via the exons ATGTCCAGCCGAGAAAATGAGGACCTCAATGAAGAGGACATTGATGAGGATGAACTCCTTGCTATGCTTTCGCCCGAGGAGCTTAAGGAGCTCCAGAGTGAAATGGATATCATGATTGCTCCAGATGATAGTGTTCCAGTTGGGCAAAGGCAGAAGGACCAGACAGAAAAGCCTCCGACTGGAACCTTTGACCACAGATCCTTGGTGGGATACCTCTACTGGGAGAAAGAATCCAAGCGCATGCTTGAGGAAGAAAGAGTGCCCGCTACTCTGCTACCCAGTGAG AGAACATTAAGGGAAGAGactgaagaaaatgcaaaagtcCACACTGTGGAAGATGGGCATGATGATGAAGCACAGGAAGTGATTGAGCAAATACTTGAGAACAAGCACAAACATGGCACCAGAGAAGGGGAAATAATTGAAGAAGTGACTGAAGCGATTGTTGACGAGGTAAAAGAGAGCAAAAAAACAGACGAGGAGATCCGTGAGAAAGATAAAGATCTTAATCCAAATACTGAAACAGCATCTGATACCACAGAAATGGAAAATGCAGAGCGCCAAGACAGAACTCCAGGAGTAAAAGAAGAAAGTAAAATTATAGACACATTTCCTCCTTCAGACTTACCTGATGATAGGAAGAAAAGTGAGCCCGATGACAAGCTCCAGcagaaagaggagaaaaaaattaataaattaaaaatcccTAAATTGGCACTCAATAACATCAAAATGACATCACGACCTTCAGGAAATGAGACAAACTTGGAATCGACACTTGACAAGATCCGCAACAACAACTCTTCTGTCACCGAGGTAAACCTCAACAACATAGAGAACATTCCCAAAGAGATGCTCCTGGACTACGTCAATGCCTTGAAGAAGAACAAGCACGTGAAAACATTTAGCATCGCTAACACGGGTGTGGATGAAAACATCGCCTTCAACCTGGCCAACATGTTGCGCGAGAATCGCAGCATCACAACGCTGAACATCGAGTCCAACTTCATTACGGGAAAAGGAATTGTCGCCATCATTCGTTGCCTACAATTCAATGAGACCCTCACTGAACTGCGATTTCACAACCAAAGACACATGCTGGGTCACCACGCCGAGATGGAGATCTCGCGCCTGCTCAAGGCCAACAACACCCTCCTGAAGATGGGATACCATTTTGAACAGCCCGGGCCAAGGATGGTGGTGACCAATCTGTTAACCAGGAATCTGGACCGCCAGAGGcaactgagaaaggaagagcaaaagcagcagcagctgaaGGAGCAGAGGGAGGTGATGCAGATGTACGAAAGCAGTCTCAACCTGCCTCCGGGTTTACTTGAAATGCTGGGGTACATACCGCCCCTGGAACTCCTGCAGAAACATGGGCTTGTCACACCCCCAAAAGAACTGAACAAGAAACCCCCAAAAGAAGAACAAGTAGAAACTGAAGAACCAGCAGAGGCCCCGAGGCAggtcaaacacaacaaaattccCAGACAACCCGGTGCTGAGCCTCAAAACCCGTTGAAGGACGTTCGGCTGAAGAAAACGCCGAAGAAACGTGACCCGTTTTTGGAGTTGGACCGAAGGGATGCCAGTCGAAAAGAGAGAGCAGGTTTCCAACTGAGGAAGACTCCCAAAGTCAAGGAGTCCGTCACCCAGGGCACAGCGGACGAAAGACCAAACCTGAAGGATGTGATAAAGACTTTGAAGCCGGTCCCTCGCAGGCGAGTGCCACCCAAGGTTGATCCCACACCTCGAGATGAGCTCCTAAATGAGATCAAGAAGAGTAACGTGGCCTATCTTAAATCTGTGAGTATTACTGCTGTGATAAAAATACATCAGACATTTCACAAGGGTTAG